AGAATAATCCTGACTAAACGGTACAACAACGTTCAACAAATACAGAAATGCCGTTCTCATTGCCGAGTATGCGGGAAGCGCTGCACCACGTAAACGCCCGGTAAGCCTGGTCAGCTTTACGGTTGTTACTTGACGCGGTTGACGCGCACCGGGAGGAAACCACCGGGCCTCGTTCGAGCGGCAGGATCATGCGATTGGTCTCCCCCGAAGATCCACGATCGGTACAGGAAAGCCAGCGAAACGCGGCTGGATCCGGATGCGTTCGGCGACCCGGAGAACATCGCGGAAGCGATGGCGGCGGCGCTTCCGTTGGGCCGATTCCTTGTGTGATTCCTTGTGTCGAAATCGCCGCGCTGCGATCGCGCCATCAACTTGTCGTCGCATCAAGCCGAGTTTGCCGACAGGAACGCGGTCACCTGCTCGACGAATCGATCCAGATCGCCCAGATCGCCGAGCCTGCGCACCACGATCTCGTCCGACACCTCGACGTACTCGTGCACCAGGACGTTACGGAATCCGACGGCCTTGCGCATGGCGTCCGACACGTCGTCGCTCAATGCGCCATGGCGCCCAAGTACTTTCATAGCGTCGCCGTTGTCGGATGGAGGCCCCCAACCCTGCGCCGCACAGATGTGCTGGGCGATATCCACGCAGGCTTCGATGGCCGTGACGAAACCGTATTTCACCCCC
The nucleotide sequence above comes from Mycobacterium malmoense. Encoded proteins:
- the hepT gene encoding type VII toxin-antitoxin system HepT family RNase toxin, whose protein sequence is MVDDIRVFRLLRAITDDLGVLRQESTASEERRADPMWLRGVKYGFVTAIEACVDIAQHICAAQGWGPPSDNGDAMKVLGRHGALSDDVSDAMRKAVGFRNVLVHEYVEVSDEIVVRRLGDLGDLDRFVEQVTAFLSANSA